From Paenibacillus sp. GP183, one genomic window encodes:
- a CDS encoding extracellular solute-binding protein — protein MRMSKSRKTLTALLALFTAVSITACSTDKGASSTGSPQPTKATEASKAPVANADEPAWKSDVKPITFDWYLNFSWFPNKWGVDATSQYITKKTGVNINFIVPAGNENEKLNTMIASGKLPDFITLGWYEDAVKKMIEGKMVLPLNDLAKQYDPYFFKVADPAKTSWYTQNDGNVYGYQNASSSSQDYKKYGENFVSNQTFMVRKDMYEALGKPDMRTPEGFLNALKAAKEKFPAVNGQPLIPLGLHEFTDRGNYSLEGYLQNFLAVPYEKDGKLYDRSTDPEYVNWLKTFRKANESGLLAKDIFIDKRPQMEEKIAQGRYFAMLYQRSDFAKQNISLYQKDPNTAYIAVDGPANSKKDAPTLSGPGISGWTVTLISKDVKDKARAIKFLSYLISEEGNKDLFLGEKGVSYDTINGKDQFKPEVVDLLNKDRATFDKKYGSSYTFWMLMDTNMNLKWAPPSVEPAKQPEDWTKGKTKSFSQYDNINPTGTSEEGIASNKIAQNWGKTLPKLLLTKSDAEFDQLFDKFQSDRKAAGLDKIQAYQQREFEANTKKIAQFSK, from the coding sequence ATGAGAATGAGTAAATCACGCAAAACGTTAACAGCATTGCTTGCTTTGTTTACAGCCGTATCCATTACCGCATGTTCCACGGACAAAGGCGCGAGCAGCACCGGCAGTCCGCAGCCGACGAAAGCGACGGAAGCCTCCAAAGCACCGGTGGCCAATGCCGATGAACCGGCCTGGAAATCCGATGTGAAGCCGATCACCTTCGATTGGTACCTGAACTTCTCCTGGTTCCCGAACAAGTGGGGCGTGGACGCGACCTCCCAATACATCACGAAGAAAACAGGCGTAAATATCAATTTCATCGTGCCTGCCGGCAATGAGAACGAGAAGCTGAATACGATGATCGCATCCGGTAAGCTGCCTGACTTCATTACGCTCGGGTGGTATGAAGACGCCGTGAAGAAGATGATCGAGGGCAAAATGGTGCTTCCGCTCAATGATCTGGCGAAGCAGTACGATCCTTATTTCTTTAAAGTGGCCGACCCTGCCAAGACATCCTGGTACACACAAAATGACGGTAACGTCTACGGCTACCAGAACGCTTCGTCCTCGTCGCAGGACTATAAGAAGTACGGGGAAAACTTTGTATCCAACCAAACGTTCATGGTTCGCAAAGATATGTACGAAGCGCTTGGCAAGCCTGATATGAGAACTCCGGAAGGGTTCCTGAACGCACTGAAAGCAGCGAAAGAGAAATTCCCTGCCGTGAACGGTCAACCGCTGATTCCGCTCGGTTTGCATGAGTTTACCGATAGGGGTAACTATTCACTAGAAGGGTATCTGCAAAACTTCCTTGCAGTTCCTTACGAGAAGGACGGCAAGCTCTATGACCGCTCGACCGATCCGGAATATGTAAACTGGCTGAAGACGTTCCGTAAAGCCAATGAAAGCGGCTTGCTGGCCAAAGATATCTTCATCGACAAACGTCCGCAAATGGAAGAGAAAATCGCACAAGGCCGATATTTTGCCATGCTGTATCAACGCTCCGATTTTGCGAAGCAGAACATTTCCTTATATCAAAAAGACCCGAACACAGCATACATTGCCGTGGATGGACCTGCGAACTCCAAAAAGGATGCACCTACCTTGTCGGGACCTGGTATCTCCGGCTGGACTGTCACTTTAATTTCCAAAGACGTGAAAGACAAAGCTAGAGCCATCAAGTTCTTGAGCTATCTGATTAGTGAAGAAGGCAACAAAGATTTATTCCTTGGTGAAAAAGGTGTCAGCTACGATACGATTAACGGCAAGGACCAATTCAAGCCGGAAGTGGTTGATCTACTGAACAAGGATCGTGCTACTTTCGACAAAAAGTATGGCTCCTCCTACACGTTCTGGATGCTGATGGATACGAACATGAACCTGAAATGGGCTCCGCCAAGCGTCGAACCGGCCAAACAGCCCGAAGACTGGACGAAGGGCAAGACGAAGAGCTTCTCGCAGTATGATAATATCAATCCGACCGGTACTTCGGAAGAAGGCATTGCGAGCAACAAGATCGCTCAAAACTGGGGCAAAACGCTGCCGAAGCTGCTTTTAACCAAATCGGATGCCGAATTCGATCAGCTTTTTGACAAATTCCAAAGTGATCGAAAAGCGGCTGGACTGGATAAGATTCAGGCCTACCAGCAGCGAGAATTTGAAGCAAACACCAAGAAGATTGCCCAGTTCTCGAAGTAA
- a CDS encoding carbohydrate ABC transporter permease, with product MLSLNRRSFKDLAFDQLNNVLMLAICFATLYPIWYVLVNSLNDGNDAMRGGIYWWPRIFSFDSYLAVFANDGIMLAMGVTVAKTLVGTVIHVLFTAMVAYSFSRRELIGRPVYMVIGTITLFFGGGLIPHFLLIRDLGMLDSFWVYIIPAMFSFFDLIIFLSFFREIPDALEEAAKIDGANDLKIFYQIVLPVSMPVVATIALFHGVYQWNDYFTGMIYINKSDLQPIQTYLYRVVAQSSSNQIAAATTGSIAQSVSSQSIKLATMVVTTLPIVIVYPFLQKYFVKGFMIGSIKG from the coding sequence ATGCTCTCCCTTAATCGCAGAAGCTTCAAAGACCTAGCCTTCGACCAACTCAACAATGTGCTGATGCTCGCCATATGCTTCGCTACCCTATATCCTATCTGGTATGTGCTCGTTAACTCCCTAAATGATGGCAATGACGCTATGCGGGGAGGCATTTACTGGTGGCCGCGCATTTTCAGCTTCGACAGCTATTTGGCCGTATTCGCCAATGACGGCATCATGCTGGCAATGGGGGTCACCGTAGCCAAAACGCTCGTCGGCACGGTAATCCATGTGCTTTTCACAGCTATGGTGGCGTACTCCTTCTCACGCAGGGAGCTGATAGGCCGCCCAGTTTATATGGTGATAGGCACGATTACGTTGTTTTTCGGTGGAGGGCTCATTCCTCACTTCCTGCTGATCCGCGACCTGGGCATGCTCGACAGCTTTTGGGTGTACATCATTCCAGCGATGTTCAGCTTCTTCGATCTCATCATCTTCCTGTCGTTCTTCCGGGAAATTCCTGATGCGCTGGAGGAAGCGGCGAAGATCGACGGCGCTAACGATCTCAAAATCTTTTATCAAATCGTCCTTCCGGTCTCCATGCCCGTTGTAGCCACGATAGCGCTCTTTCACGGGGTGTACCAATGGAATGATTATTTTACCGGGATGATCTATATCAACAAAAGTGATCTCCAGCCGATCCAAACGTATCTATACCGGGTTGTGGCGCAGTCCAGCTCCAATCAAATTGCGGCTGCGACGACCGGCAGCATTGCCCAGTCCGTATCTTCTCAGTCCATTAAACTGGCGACGATGGTCGTAACGACATTGCCGATTGTCATCGTGTATCCATTCCTGCAGAAGTATTTTGTAAAGGGTTTCATGATTGGCTCGATTAAAGGTTAA